The genomic interval CATCAGAGAAGGAAATTATAGAGTGTGAATACATTAAAATGATGTCAATAGCGTACTTTGAGAATCTTCGGCACGACATCTTTAACACGACCCGATGAAAAAAGGATTCAATCCACTTCCCAAGTCTTTGGAAGGGAGCTGATAGTAGTAATGCAGGCTAAACATAAATTCATGCAGACATAGCTAGTGACTCGTCAAATGATTACATTTCCTCAGCAACCCGACCTCTAGTGCTGAGAAAACCATCCACTTTGAAACGCAGGGGATTGATTTTTAGCGACAAAAGGCTAGTATAGAAAACCTCGAGGTGCTATCGGTCTTACAAGAACTGCTATTGCTTCCTTTTCATGAAGTTTGATTTATGCTTTGTGTGAATTTTATCCTTCCGCAGTTAATTGTGGTTTTGTACAATGACTATTActaacatgaaaaaaagaaaaatattgatctACTGTCCCCTCTAATAGAATACTAAACAGACACAAATCCTGATAAACAGTTTGTGAAAAAGACAGGGCGCCAGAATTCGTGAAGTCGCTTACATAGTTacaattaaagataaaaaatatttccaagttCGATTCTAAGCAACCTCACGCTAAATCTCCATGAGGTTGGTCAATAATCACGTGATAGTGTAATCAATATGAAAGTTTAGTTCACAGGTATTTTAGTAAACCAGTATGTCAAGGCCGATTCTTATAATTATAATTGCAGACAAAGGAAACATGCCCGCATTAATTGGAATCCTACTGGATGTCTCCGGATCCATGGAGCGTAGCATTGGAAGTGGTATTGATGAAGACGGACAACCGTGGGCTCGTTCGATCTTTGAGGTCATTGACAACCTTATCAAATACGATGTTTCCACTGACAACCACGTTTTTGCTGTTGGCTTCGGGGCTAACGAAGGTGAGCAAATATTCGACATCCTGGGAACCCTTGAACGTATTCACCTTCATAACCAAGCTTTCGATAGAAATGACAAGCCCGTCACACGCGGCcacttaaatgaaatttttaatataCTGGAGAAGGCCGGGGCCCGTTACATCCGCAAATGGGCAGACGTGGAAGTCGCCAGAAGCGTAATACCGGATTACACAGCTGATTTGTTACTAAGAAAATTTCAGTCTGACCAGTCATTTGCACGTAAATTCGTCATGGAGTTTCTACCATCAGCTTGCCGTGATTGGGATACAGGGGGTAATCCACTTCTAGGCCTCGTAGAAACAGTGGCTACCTCTGCCGTGACGACGTTTAAAAGGGCTACAACAGAAGACGTCAAAGATGTAATTGACAAGGCTGCACCACATTTGATGAAGAAAAGTGTAGGAGAAGATTCCATTTTCAATGTGCGCAAAGCCTCAGATATTTTACATGGATGTTTCGATGAAGAAGAACTCTCAAAGGAAAGGAGTCGAGAATTATCACGAAGAATCGAGCCCTACATCTACGGTGGAACGCCTTTGTATGAGTCAATTCGAAGGGCCACAGTACTTATGAGAACCAATGAGGTTTCATGTCATAAAAAGGTCCTATTTGTTCTTTCAGACGGAGAGCCTAGAGACGGAGCTATTGATGATTTAGTGAAAAAAAACGAAGCCGTCTCAAATTTGACGGATGCCGAGGTGAACGTAGTGGGCTGCTTTGTCACTGACTCCACAACGATTGAGCCTAAACGACTGTACAGTGAGATGAAACCTGACTGGCAAGAGGGTGCACAGTTCCTGTTCTCACTGAGCTCAATATTAACCACGCAGTCAATACCACGCACCATGTTTGTTAAACGTGGTTGGTCCATTGAGgttaaaaacaatgaaacacgTTTGTTCCTGCAGGTTAATCATCCCGACCACCTGCGAGAAGCTTGCAAGCTTGCTCGAAAGGTCGTCTGTTCTCAGGAGGCGTTATCCGGTTTGCTTGCAGACGTTGACGTCGATCTCTACATAAACCAGTCAGTAAGAGATTATAAAGCACAACCAGAGCAAGACGAACAGACCTGCTTTGCACATGCATCAGCTACAGTGCTTCATTTGACTATGAAGCGAATTCATGGCCGCCAGGGCAAAATCCCAGATTTCGAAGAATTGAAAGATGAAATGATCGGCAAGTTTGGAAAAGAAGCCCGCGGTATCAAACTAGTGCTGGAAAAAATGTGCAACAAGTACCATTTGCGTTACAAGCAAGTTGACCTCAAGGCTGCCATGGAAGCAGTCGCTTCAAGCCGACCAGTGATTGCAGCATTTTGGCTTACCCTCGATGAATGGGGTAGGTTTTATGAGTTCTTCGAAACTAACAGAAAAGGTATTTTGACAAAACAGAAGATCAATATTACAGCTCGTCCTTCAAATCCCTATAGGCCCGGCCATGCAGTAGTTTTAACTAGTTTCAACGGCGAACATTTGCGACTGTTGAACTCCAAGGGACCCCACTGGGGAGACAACGGCTTTTTTAAAGTGCAGAACGCAGATGTTCTTGGATTTACGTTTTACGATGTCTACTGGGAAATAGAAGATctgaacgaaaaagaaaagaccTTTTTCAAGGAACTTGAATCCAAGCGTGCCAAATGGCTAATGGAAACTTTGCCGAGTCTTCAACGAGATGATTACACCGTGAAATGTCCCAGATGCCAGCAAGATTCACCGGTCAAGAATTTCACTGGCAATTTGTCAAGTGCTAAGTGTCCCAAATGTGACAAGGAATTCAATCTGAAAAATGTCCccaaaggaaacattttggcTCTCAACATTTATCTCACTGCTTTAAGCACTTAAATTTTCCTCGTTATCCATTTCCCGCTGATAAAGAAATGTTTAGCCCTTCCTATTTTATAGGGAAGATATCACAACCTCTATTACAAGATAACCTGCACAAAGGCGCCGAATGAAGACGATTTAATATCAGTTTCGGTTAATTTACAAGTGGTATCCTGCTTGTTCAAACTGGTTGATAGGTACGATTACAACAATTTTCATTTCGGCATAAACAACCGACACTAACgaatctaaaaagaaaaatcttcaaAGATTTAGATCAAGTTTAGTTCAACAGAGAGAAATAACCAAGGACGGTTTATGAAAAATTAGGATATTTCCCTACTTTAAAAAGGCTAAACAACCTTTCCATGCATAAAAAGAAAACGGCAAATGCAGGCATTATACGTTAGATTTGACTTGAGAAAACTAGTGAAGTAAGATGAACAGGTAGAATATGttgaaagaatatttttttgaacTAGGCTAGTATTTTCTAGGAATTTGTATCGATCTGAGCAAACTTTTACACTTGCCAGTTCTACTGAAAAGAGGTTAGCTTGAATATGATACAACATAATTTATGTCACATTTAGATAATAGATAATATCCTCCTAGGTTCGGCAGCATTCAAAAATTGGTGACAAATTTTTCCATGggctttttcccttttctttttactaGAAATACATATTGTAAAACGCATCATCTGTTTCAAGTTGTATATGTATAGTAAACCGATAAATGCCCGGAATTGAGACATCGTGGAGAAAAGGCTGACTCTGCCAAAAGAATTACCTGTTTGTTGCTTTCTGCTTTTAGCTCAGTACCAAGTTGATAAGGGTGATACTTAAATACAATTATTCACGTTTTTTTGCGCAAAGAAGTTTCACTATTTTTGTGCATTTTTAGAAGAAGCTAAGCCCCTTGAGCTTGTATGCAATTCACCTGTGATTTTCTTCAAACCAGAGCAGACTATGTATAAGATCAGTTATGACCAAAACACCATTATGGAAAGAACTATCAATCCCACCAGTCTCTAACTAACAAATTTGCAGCTGATTCTGGAAGAAACATTATAGTAAAACATGAGGTAAGGCTGCAGAAATAATCCCCAACTCATTCAGGAGGGAGTCTCTACAAACATTGATCTTGTTTCTTGAGCTTCAAGGCAGTTTTATTAAAGGAGAAAAGGTATTTCAGCAAGCCAGCCCAAACCGAAATATCTAAAATTTATTGCTCAAagaaatcaaacattttttttaggaagATTCATAATTCCTTAAAGTCCTCTTGCATTGTTAGGGGCCAATTGCCTAAgccaattcttttttcttttcttgtgtagCAGTTTATTTAACCATGCATGAAAGTGTGCTTATTCCAGGAAATTCACATGTGAATGGGACAGAATTTGAAAGCACTTTAACACCTATAGGCTAATACTACTCTGACACCCTCTGTAACCCTCCCTTCTTGGTCAAAATCAAGTGCATTGAAAAATATTGCAGACTCAAGCCTCTCCTAAGGACCATCAGTGCTATCACCATGTGGCActcatttaaagaaaatgaataaaaagctACGCTTTTGCAAGTCTAGGATTTGTGTTCACTTTGAAGCTAGATGTAGaacaaaaatgttatttacccCAGGGGATATCACATTGCCAGTGCATGTGAGAATTGCTAAATTGTCAGCTGTCTACTTCATGCAGTGAGGCACCTTCTCCCTGATTTTTGAGAACCACAAAAACTTTATCTTGAATGAACACAGCATACTCTTGACTAATTTGGATGGAAACAATTGGAAGTCAGAGGGAAGGATTATTTAATTGCACTTagggaatttaagggttaaatggcAGAATCCAGTGAGATTACAtgataaaagatataaataatATTCAACTTATACTCACAGCATCAACATGTTTGATGGAAGCAATGCATATTAAACACACACTTGAGCCAGGTTTGCAGGAATCAATCAAGTACTGGGCAGTTTTGCCTAAGTCTGCCTCATTGTCTACAGGGGAGAAATGCAGCAAATTCCCTGATAAGTACAGACAAAACCTTGTAAATGAACACAAATAGCCCCCTAATATTTACTGAATtagtttcagaaaaaaattatagcgATTGTGGATCTCTGGTTTGCTAAGATCTTGAGACATAGGAAGTAACAAAAGTTTGGAACCTGACTGTCATGTTTACCAAATGAAAACACCTGCGCTTAAGTTTAGTAGCATAATCAGTTGAAGAGCCTTTCGATGACATTCATGGCACTAGCAAAATTGGCTCAGGAATGACTTAGCCTGCCCAAGCAATCCCATTAGTTATCTTCACCATACATAATTCAAGTTCCATGGGAATTTCTTGCTGAATGCAGGCCACTACACTAGAAAAATAGACATGTTTAATTTGGTGCTTCCCCTCCACTATCCCATGTCCAACTAAAATTATTTAGTAATGGCCAGGTGGGATTTTCTACCACATCATTTTTCCACAACAGAAGTTGATAATGGGCTCTAAAGATTGCTTTTTGAAGAGTAACCTGGGTCAAGGGCAACCTATTTGACTGGGCTTGTTTCTTCCTAAAAAGCAACCAACTCAGTTCTGTCACAGACTACATTTCGGGAAGATTTTGGGGAGATAAAGTTGACACAAATTTCTTGATTGAAGCCATAATCTCAATTCTGGGAATCACTACTGCACCTCCAAGCTCAGAAAGACCAATGATGATTTCAGTTTCCAGGAAAGTCTTCCAGCATGTAGCATTCCcttttcacaaaaaacagccAGCATTGTCTGCTCCACTTTTAgcaggggagggggggggtggcTGCCTTTTTTAGGGCCTATTGCACAAAAACTTGCCTGACAGCAACAAAAGGGATGATCTTGCAAGACTTGAATAATTTCTGGGAGCCAAGATGAATCAGCCTTTCGTTATGTTTCAAGGAATGAAAAGGAGAAAGGAGGGAGGAGGGTTGGGAATGGAGAATGCTAAATTAAATGTGCATTTTTCAGCactgtaaaaatttttccttctcaaCAAAGTTTAACATTAACTAACATAACTTTCCAGTTTAACAATATCTATTTCATTATACTTCATACTTTGTGAGGTGTTCCTGTAGTCCTGGAGTGTTTTGTTCAATATTTCACTGTCGTTGATTTCATCATCCTCCGAAGACTCTTCAAACTCGTCGTCCAATTTCTCCAAATACTTTTTCGcagattcttttattttattcgcCTTTTCCTGTCTTTCTCTGGACACTTCAGTTCTTTGGGGAGACTCTCCATTATTGGCCACAGCGCTACTTGAACTTCCCCATTTTGAAGAGGAAGGAAGTGTACCTACATTTCGTCCAGTCGGCTTTGTACTGTTTTGCTCGTTTCCGCGGCCACGTCCCCGGCCTCTCCCCAGAAATAGTGgccttttattcatttatgtttCTATATAGAACTTTCAACGCCGCATTTTCCTCAAATCAGTAACAAAGACCGAGAAGTTATTTCTTTATCAACGACAATGTTCGACGCTCACGAGAGCACACACgagaaaatttcttaaatcTGAGCCTGATGTAAGCAGCGGCTTGTACTGCAAAATATATATGTCATGTAATAATAACTGAACTTTTTGACAAATGCTGATTCACCACAAAGTAACATGGCTTCCAACTCTGTACGTCTTGGTTTCGATTTAGATTTTGTTACGTTAATTTTATACTCGTAAACTTGTGGTCTGtaattttttgcctttgatATCAACCTAGTCGAAtgctgttttcattttatttcacagGGCGGAAGTAAGCTTGGAGAAGGAGAAAGAGAACAATCCTTGATTTCATCACTGGAATCGCTTTGTAAAGAACATGATCGTGAAACTGCTCGAAAAGCGATAGAAACACTATTAACACTAGCAAAGTAAAGCTACAACTATTTAATATTTCGAGGATTTATACGGTTCATACTCTCACAAGCTTGATGTTAAACTCGTTTTCCACCACTTTGTTTGATAGCTTGTAGTTAAAGCTATGCTGATAATGAGTACGTGCTTTAAAATTTTAGGAAAGTAAAAATAAGGAGGACTGTTTTGAAGGAAGACTTTCTGGACCATAATGGGAGGTTGCAACTTAAATGTCAACAGCGACTTCCTCTGTCAAAGATTTGAGtgttatttcatttgttaattgatttatttagtttttacCTATCATCTGACATGATATTACATGGT from Pocillopora verrucosa isolate sample1 chromosome 14, ASM3666991v2, whole genome shotgun sequence carries:
- the LOC131779724 gene encoding uncharacterized protein produces the protein MPALIGILLDVSGSMERSIGSGIDEDGQPWARSIFEVIDNLIKYDVSTDNHVFAVGFGANEGEQIFDILGTLERIHLHNQAFDRNDKPVTRGHLNEIFNILEKAGARYIRKWADVEVARSVIPDYTADLLLRKFQSDQSFARKFVMEFLPSACRDWDTGGNPLLGLVETVATSAVTTFKRATTEDVKDVIDKAAPHLMKKSVGEDSIFNVRKASDILHGCFDEEELSKERSRELSRRIEPYIYGGTPLYESIRRATVLMRTNEVSCHKKVLFVLSDGEPRDGAIDDLVKKNEAVSNLTDAEVNVVGCFVTDSTTIEPKRLYSEMKPDWQEGAQFLFSLSSILTTQSIPRTMFVKRGWSIEVKNNETRLFLQVNHPDHLREACKLARKVVCSQEALSGLLADVDVDLYINQSVRDYKAQPEQDEQTCFAHASATVLHLTMKRIHGRQGKIPDFEELKDEMIGKFGKEARGIKLVLEKMCNKYHLRYKQVDLKAAMEAVASSRPVIAAFWLTLDEWGRFYEFFETNRKGILTKQKINITARPSNPYRPGHAVVLTSFNGEHLRLLNSKGPHWGDNGFFKVQNADVLGFTFYDVYWEIEDLNEKEKTFFKELESKRAKWLMETLPSLQRDDYTVKCPRCQQDSPVKNFTGNLSSAKCPKCDKEFNLKNVPKGNILALNIYLTALST